The following proteins come from a genomic window of Synechococcus sp. NB0720_010:
- the tatC gene encoding twin-arginine translocase subunit TatC yields the protein MSDQPQGPDGRPAGVAPPPPIKIPAAEVQEDFPSEVEMTLVGHLEELRSRVLRSLLAVVVGAAACLLFVRPLVRLLEVPAHGIHFLQLAPGEFLLVSLKVAGYAGLTLALPYVLYEGLAFVLPGLTRREQKLVAPAVAGSAVLFLAGLAFAWWALVPAALNFLVSYGADVVEPLWSIERYLDFVLLLMVATALAFQLPVLQMLLAALGLVRSESMLSAWRFVVMASALAGAVLTPSTDPITMLLLSGAITALYLVGVGLARVVQRPA from the coding sequence ATGAGCGATCAACCCCAGGGCCCTGACGGTCGCCCCGCTGGAGTCGCGCCGCCGCCTCCCATCAAGATTCCGGCCGCTGAAGTCCAAGAGGACTTCCCCTCCGAGGTGGAGATGACCCTCGTTGGGCACCTCGAGGAGTTGCGCAGCCGAGTCCTGCGCAGCCTGCTTGCGGTGGTCGTCGGCGCGGCCGCGTGTCTGCTGTTTGTCCGGCCGCTGGTGCGCCTGCTCGAGGTACCCGCCCACGGCATTCACTTCCTGCAGCTGGCACCGGGGGAATTCCTGCTGGTCTCTTTGAAAGTCGCGGGCTACGCCGGTCTCACCCTGGCCCTGCCCTACGTCCTCTACGAAGGCCTGGCCTTCGTCCTACCCGGCCTGACCCGCAGGGAACAAAAGCTCGTGGCTCCAGCGGTCGCGGGGTCCGCGGTGCTCTTTCTGGCGGGCCTGGCCTTTGCCTGGTGGGCGCTGGTTCCAGCCGCCCTGAACTTCCTCGTGAGTTACGGCGCGGATGTCGTTGAGCCGCTGTGGTCGATCGAGCGCTATCTGGACTTCGTGCTGCTGTTGATGGTGGCCACCGCCTTGGCCTTCCAGCTACCCGTGCTGCAGATGCTGCTGGCGGCCCTTGGACTCGTGCGCTCAGAGTCCATGCTCTCGGCCTGGCGTTTTGTGGTGATGGCCTCCGCCCTGGCCGGGGCTGTGCTGACCCCCTCGACGGACCCGATCACGATGCTGCTGCTCAGTGGCGCCATCACGGCGCTCTATCTCGTCGGTGTTGGCTTGGCTCGGGTGGTCCAACGGCCGGCCTAG
- a CDS encoding DUF3067 family protein, whose translation MTESPAAPLATAEILETLRGRWQASYDLQLTSRRGRLYLQVMWAYLEQQSFPLDAEQYTAKLDELVATLNGLGVAGQVRQWLTTTNDKPRLGKAMNLALELPEGRASEFLL comes from the coding sequence GTGACTGAGTCACCTGCCGCTCCCCTGGCCACTGCGGAGATCCTTGAGACCCTGCGGGGCCGTTGGCAGGCCTCCTACGACCTACAGCTGACGTCCCGGCGCGGTCGCCTTTATTTGCAGGTGATGTGGGCGTACCTCGAGCAGCAATCCTTTCCCCTGGATGCCGAGCAGTACACCGCCAAGCTCGACGAGCTTGTGGCCACCCTCAATGGACTTGGTGTGGCGGGACAGGTGCGCCAATGGCTCACCACTACCAATGACAAACCCCGCCTGGGTAAGGCGATGAACCTGGCCCTGGAGCTTCCTGAGGGGCGTGCGAGTGAGTTCCTGCTCTGA
- the petC gene encoding cytochrome b6-f complex iron-sulfur subunit, with amino-acid sequence MTQIPASASSGDVPGMGRRQFMNLLTFGSVTGVALGALYPVANYFIPPKAAGSGGGTAAKDELGNSVTASGWLSDHREGDRNLVQGLKGDPTYLIVEGSDAIGSYGINAICTHLGCVVPWNAAANKFMCPCHGSQYDNTGKVVRGPAPLSLALAHVSVENDNVFLSQWTETDFRTGEKPWWV; translated from the coding sequence ATGACCCAAATCCCAGCGAGCGCCTCGAGCGGTGATGTCCCCGGAATGGGTCGCCGGCAGTTCATGAACCTGCTGACCTTCGGTTCGGTGACCGGAGTTGCCCTTGGCGCCCTCTACCCGGTGGCCAACTACTTCATCCCCCCGAAGGCCGCGGGCTCCGGCGGTGGTACGGCCGCCAAGGACGAGCTGGGTAACTCCGTCACCGCCAGTGGCTGGCTGAGCGACCACCGCGAGGGTGATCGCAACCTGGTGCAAGGCCTCAAGGGCGACCCCACCTACCTAATCGTCGAAGGCAGTGATGCCATCGGCAGCTACGGCATTAATGCCATCTGCACCCACCTGGGTTGCGTTGTGCCCTGGAACGCAGCGGCCAACAAGTTCATGTGCCCCTGCCACGGCTCGCAGTACGACAACACCGGCAAGGTGGTGCGCGGCCCTGCCCCCCTCTCCCTGGCCCTTGCACACGTCTCGGTCGAGAACGACAACGTGTTCCTGAGCCAGTGGACCGAAACTGATTTCCGCACCGGCGAGAAGCCCTGGTGGGTCTGA
- the petA gene encoding cytochrome f, whose product MRRSFSLLLSSVLVLGALFFAPQASWAYPFWAQQQYDYPREATGKLACANCHLAKKPTHVELPQAVFPDEVFKVEVEIPYDTSVQQVSGDGSPTGLNVGAVVMLPDGFKLAPADRLTDELKEETEGVYVTTWDEENPNILLVGPLPGDDHQKIVFPILSPDPAADSNIHFGKFQLHVGGNRGRGQVYPTGEKSNNGVFNASAAGTVEAINAGDAGASVVVIKTADGNSVSDTIPAGPTVTAQVGDVVAAGAALTNDPNVGGFGQLDAEVVLQNPVRIYGLLAFFAAVALAQIMLVLKKKQFEKVQAAEGL is encoded by the coding sequence ATGCGTCGCTCCTTCTCCCTGCTGCTGAGTTCGGTTCTGGTTCTCGGCGCACTCTTCTTTGCTCCTCAGGCCAGCTGGGCTTATCCCTTCTGGGCACAGCAGCAATACGACTACCCCCGGGAAGCCACCGGCAAGCTGGCCTGCGCCAACTGCCACCTGGCGAAGAAGCCCACCCACGTGGAACTGCCCCAAGCGGTCTTCCCCGATGAGGTCTTCAAGGTTGAAGTCGAGATCCCTTACGACACCAGCGTTCAGCAGGTGTCTGGCGATGGCTCTCCCACCGGCCTGAACGTGGGTGCTGTCGTGATGCTTCCCGACGGTTTCAAACTCGCTCCCGCTGATCGTCTGACCGACGAACTCAAGGAAGAGACTGAGGGCGTTTACGTCACCACCTGGGACGAAGAGAACCCCAACATCCTGTTGGTCGGTCCCCTGCCCGGCGATGACCACCAGAAGATCGTCTTCCCGATCCTCTCGCCTGACCCCGCTGCCGATAGCAACATCCACTTCGGCAAGTTCCAGCTGCACGTCGGCGGTAACCGCGGCCGCGGTCAGGTGTACCCCACCGGTGAGAAGAGCAACAATGGCGTCTTCAACGCTTCTGCTGCTGGCACCGTTGAAGCAATCAATGCCGGTGACGCCGGTGCCTCCGTTGTCGTCATCAAGACCGCTGACGGCAACAGCGTGAGCGACACCATCCCCGCTGGCCCCACCGTCACCGCCCAAGTGGGCGATGTGGTCGCCGCTGGTGCAGCCCTGACCAATGACCCCAACGTGGGTGGCTTCGGTCAACTGGATGCTGAGGTCGTTCTGCAGAACCCCGTGCGCATCTACGGCTTGCTGGCCTTCTTCGCCGCCGTGGCTCTTGCCCAGATCATGCTTGTTCTGAAGAAGAAGCAGTTCGAGAAGGTGCAGGCCGCCGAAGGCCTTTGA
- the lgt gene encoding prolipoprotein diacylglyceryl transferase: protein MFTSPGPLLFQLGPFSLRWYGLLIAIAVLCGLALATRLGKERGIDSTLIADLLPLLVLAAVVGARIYYVTFEWRQYRFNWLDALAIWRGGIAIHGALIGGTLAVILYSRWRKIAFWNLLDVLLPSVALGQAIGRWGNFFNSEAFGLPTDLPWKLTIPFSNRPVEFLDQSTFHPTFLYESIWNLGVLLLLLWMFRRGMEGRIALPAGALSCVYLMSYSCGRLWIEGLRIDPLCLMGTPPYCAGGLRMAQLISLVLIALGGLGLYWLYGRKRPLPDPSGVKP, encoded by the coding sequence GTGTTCACCTCTCCTGGCCCCTTGCTGTTTCAGCTGGGGCCATTTTCTTTGCGTTGGTACGGGCTGCTCATCGCGATTGCGGTGCTCTGCGGACTCGCCCTGGCCACGCGCCTGGGCAAAGAGCGGGGCATCGATTCGACGTTGATCGCCGATCTGCTGCCACTGCTGGTCCTGGCGGCCGTCGTTGGTGCCCGGATCTACTACGTCACCTTTGAGTGGCGTCAGTACCGCTTCAACTGGCTGGATGCACTGGCCATCTGGCGCGGCGGCATTGCCATCCATGGAGCCCTGATCGGTGGGACCTTGGCGGTAATCCTCTACAGCCGTTGGCGCAAGATCGCCTTCTGGAATCTGCTGGATGTCCTGCTTCCCTCGGTGGCACTGGGCCAGGCCATCGGGCGCTGGGGGAACTTTTTTAATTCCGAGGCCTTCGGTCTTCCCACGGACCTTCCCTGGAAGCTGACCATCCCGTTTTCGAACCGACCGGTTGAATTTCTCGATCAATCGACCTTTCACCCGACCTTTCTCTACGAGTCGATCTGGAACCTGGGCGTCCTACTGCTGCTGCTCTGGATGTTTCGGCGGGGAATGGAAGGGCGGATCGCACTGCCTGCTGGCGCCCTGAGCTGCGTCTATCTGATGAGTTACAGCTGCGGTCGCCTTTGGATTGAAGGACTGCGGATTGATCCGCTTTGCCTGATGGGGACACCGCCCTACTGCGCCGGTGGACTGCGCATGGCCCAGCTGATCAGCCTGGTCTTGATCGCGCTGGGTGGCTTGGGCCTCTACTGGCTCTATGGCCGCAAACGCCCCCTACCCGACCCCAGCGGAGTGAAGCCATGA
- the cobM gene encoding precorrin-4 C(11)-methyltransferase codes for MSTTTGKVWIVGAGPGAPDLLTLRAARTIEQAEVLIWTDSLVNPQLAAMAPQDCERIRTSTLTLEEVMLLMLDRVKQGKRVVRLHDGDTCLYSALNEQLCRLLDADVAVEVVPGLSAYQATAARLNSELTIPGLVQTIVLGRAGGRTGVPESESLERLASLKASLCLYLSARHVEEVQRELLLHYPADTPVAIGYRVSWPDEWISVVPLKDIDRVSRERELIRTTLYVVSPALAAPGGPRSKLYSASHNHLFRGGAE; via the coding sequence ATGAGCACGACCACGGGAAAGGTCTGGATTGTTGGAGCGGGCCCAGGCGCTCCCGATCTGCTGACCCTGCGGGCAGCCAGAACGATTGAACAAGCGGAGGTCCTGATCTGGACCGATTCACTGGTCAATCCTCAGCTGGCGGCAATGGCGCCTCAGGACTGCGAGCGGATCCGAACCAGCACCCTGACCTTGGAGGAGGTGATGCTGCTGATGCTCGACCGCGTCAAGCAGGGCAAGCGCGTGGTGCGCCTGCATGACGGAGACACTTGCCTCTACAGCGCCCTCAACGAACAGCTCTGTCGCTTGCTCGATGCCGATGTTGCCGTGGAGGTCGTCCCCGGACTCAGTGCTTATCAGGCCACTGCCGCCCGCCTGAACAGCGAGCTCACCATTCCCGGACTGGTGCAGACGATTGTGCTTGGACGGGCAGGGGGGCGAACCGGCGTGCCAGAGAGCGAGTCCCTGGAGCGTCTGGCATCGCTCAAGGCCTCCCTCTGCCTGTACCTCAGTGCTCGTCACGTCGAGGAGGTGCAGCGTGAACTGCTGCTGCACTATCCAGCGGACACCCCTGTGGCCATTGGCTATCGCGTCAGCTGGCCCGATGAGTGGATCAGCGTTGTCCCCCTGAAGGACATCGATCGGGTCAGCCGCGAGCGCGAGCTGATCCGCACGACCCTCTACGTGGTGAGCCCCGCCCTCGCGGCCCCTGGGGGCCCCCGCTCCAAGCTCTATTCAGCGAGCCACAACCACCTCTTCCGCGGCGGCGCTGAATAA
- the psbA gene encoding photosystem II q(b) protein — MTTTLQQRQGASAWNQFCEWVTSTDNRLYVGWFGVLMIPCLLAATICFIVAFIAAPPVDIDGIREPVAGSLIYGNNIISGAVIPSSNAIGLHFYPIWEAASLDEWLYNGGPFQLVVFHFLIGIYAYMGREWELSYRLGMRPWICVAYSAPVAAASAVFLVYPFGQGSFSDAMPLGISGTFNYMLVFQAEHNILMHPFHMLGVAGVFGGSLFSAMHGSLVTSSLVRETTESESQNYGYKFGQEEETYNIVAAHGYFGRLIFQYASFNNSRSLHFFLAAWPVVGIWFTALGVSTMAFNLNGFNFNQSILDSQGRVLNTWADVLNRANLGMEVMHERNAHNFPLDLAAAESTPVALTAPAIG; from the coding sequence ATGACGACCACCCTCCAGCAGCGCCAAGGCGCTTCTGCGTGGAACCAGTTCTGCGAGTGGGTCACCAGCACCGACAACCGCCTCTATGTGGGTTGGTTCGGCGTTCTGATGATTCCCTGCCTGCTGGCCGCCACCATCTGCTTCATCGTTGCGTTCATCGCAGCACCCCCCGTCGACATCGACGGCATCCGTGAGCCTGTTGCTGGCTCCCTGATCTACGGAAACAACATCATCTCTGGTGCTGTTATCCCCTCCAGCAACGCCATCGGCCTGCACTTCTATCCCATCTGGGAAGCCGCCAGCCTCGACGAGTGGCTGTACAACGGTGGTCCTTTCCAGCTGGTTGTTTTCCACTTCCTCATCGGCATCTACGCCTACATGGGTCGTGAGTGGGAACTCTCCTACCGCCTCGGCATGCGCCCCTGGATCTGCGTTGCTTACAGCGCACCCGTGGCTGCTGCTTCCGCTGTGTTCCTGGTGTATCCCTTCGGTCAGGGCTCCTTCTCGGACGCCATGCCCCTCGGCATCTCCGGCACCTTCAACTACATGCTGGTGTTCCAGGCTGAGCACAACATCCTGATGCACCCCTTCCACATGCTTGGTGTGGCTGGTGTCTTCGGTGGTTCCCTGTTCTCCGCCATGCACGGCTCCCTGGTGACCTCCTCCCTGGTGCGTGAAACCACCGAGAGCGAGTCCCAGAACTACGGCTACAAGTTCGGCCAAGAGGAAGAGACCTACAACATCGTGGCTGCCCACGGTTACTTCGGTCGCCTGATCTTCCAATACGCCTCCTTCAACAACAGCCGCAGCCTTCACTTCTTCCTGGCTGCCTGGCCCGTCGTTGGCATCTGGTTCACCGCCCTGGGCGTCAGCACCATGGCCTTCAACCTGAATGGCTTCAACTTCAACCAGTCGATCCTGGATTCCCAGGGTCGTGTGCTGAACACCTGGGCTGACGTGCTGAACCGCGCCAACCTCGGTATGGAAGTGATGCACGAGCGCAACGCTCACAACTTCCCCCTCGACCTGGCTGCTGCTGAGTCCACCCCCGTGGCTCTGACCGCACCTGCCATCGGCTGA